A window of Candidatus Aminicenantes bacterium genomic DNA:
GCCTGCCCGGGGCCGCTGCTGGAAGCCAAGAAGGCCATCACCGCCATCGCCGTCGGCGCTGTCATGGAAGTGCTTTCTTCGGACGAGGGGACGAACAATGACATCCCCCTTTGGTCGAAGAAGATGCAGTACGAGTTCCTGGGCGTGGTCGAGGACGCCGGTTTCTGGCGCCTCTTCGTAAAAAAGTCCAAATAGCGTAGGGGCAGGGCGTGCAGCTCAAACCATCCACCGACTTTGGTGGATAGGTTTGTCTACCATCACTATGTTTTCAGCCAACTTGGATTGCCGTTGAAAACATCGAGTGATGGTATACTTTCACTAGATGATTTCAACAATTTAAAGACCTGTTGAAATCATAGTGAAAGTATGTCCCAGAATGGGGCCCTGCCCTTCTGGTTTCACCATGCCGAACACGATCGAAGCCAAGAAACGCTGCGCTCGGGTGGCGGCCATCCTGAAAAACCTGGCCCACCCCCAGCGCCTGTTCCTCCTCTGCTGCCTGGCCAAGGGCGAAACATCGGTGAGCGAACTTCTGCGCCAGAGCGGCGCCTCGCAGTCGCTCATCTCGCAGCACCTGACGCGCATGCGCCGCGAGGGGCTGGTGCAGGCGCGGCGGGAGGGCAACTTCGTCCTGTACCGGATCGTTGACCCGAAATTGTCGGCCTTGATCCAAACCATGGAGAAGACGTTCAATGAGTGAATTCAAGCCCAGGATCCTCGTGTTTTCCACCGACAATGTCTCCGACCCGGGCATCGACCTGGCCGGCCGCAACAAGATGCACTACCCGGCGCAGGTCTTCGTGGTGACCCTCCCCTGCTCGAGCGCCATCAAGCCGCGCTGGATATTCCACGCCCTGGAACATGGCTTCGACGGCGTCTTCATCGCCGCCGACGGCAGCGACTGCTCCTACATCCCCGACTGCACCAAGCGCACCGCCGCCACCGTCGCCGTTGCGCAGGGGTTGCTCAGGGAGAAGGCCCTGGAACCGGCGCGGGTCAAGATGGCGGCGATCTGTTCGGTCTGCGCCGAGTCGTTCCAGAAGCACATGGTCACGTTCAGCGAAGCGCTGCGCAAGCTGGGGCCGACGGCCAAAGGAAATTGACATGGACTACGACGTCATGGTCGTCGGCGCCGGCATCGCCGGCATGGAAGCGGCGGTAAGCCTGGGCGACATGG
This region includes:
- a CDS encoding sulfurtransferase TusA family protein; this translates as ACPGPLLEAKKAITAIAVGAVMEVLSSDEGTNNDIPLWSKKMQYEFLGVVEDAGFWRLFVKKSK
- a CDS encoding metalloregulator ArsR/SmtB family transcription factor, giving the protein MPNTIEAKKRCARVAAILKNLAHPQRLFLLCCLAKGETSVSELLRQSGASQSLISQHLTRMRREGLVQARREGNFVLYRIVDPKLSALIQTMEKTFNE
- a CDS encoding hydrogenase iron-sulfur subunit codes for the protein MSEFKPRILVFSTDNVSDPGIDLAGRNKMHYPAQVFVVTLPCSSAIKPRWIFHALEHGFDGVFIAADGSDCSYIPDCTKRTAATVAVAQGLLREKALEPARVKMAAICSVCAESFQKHMVTFSEALRKLGPTAKGN